The Anopheles gambiae chromosome 2, idAnoGambNW_F1_1, whole genome shotgun sequence genomic sequence CAATATTTCACAGTTTTGACTAACGTTCCACGTTCTCCCGAAATTCACCGTTTTGCAGCAACATCTCGCCGACCAACAACACGTTCGTGGCGATCGCGGCGTACGGCGAGGGCTGGCACAACTATCACCACGTGTTCCCGTGGGACTACAAAACGTCCGAGCTGGGCACGTACAGCACGAACTTTACGACGGCGGCGATCGACTTTTTCGCCCGCATCGGCTGGGCGTACGATCTGAAGTCCGTGTCGGACGAGCTGATACGCAAGCGCGTGCTGCGCACCGGCGACGGTACGCACCAGTACAACGAGCAGGAGCTGCAGGCGCGCATGGTCGACTACGTCAACCAGCTCGATCACGAGTCGGAGCAGGCGGTGTGGGGCTGGGACGATAAGGACATGAACGAGCAGGACCGCCAGGATGCCACCGTCAGAAATAAGGCCGATTAGTGCAAGCAATGGAGGAAGAGGGAgaaggggagggagggggggggagggatatTGGGGATTAGAAGATAGAAGCTAGAGAGAAGCACATTATTGCACAACTTCAGGGCGAGATGGAGGGCTgcccacacaacacacactaagGACATACGCTCGATGAGTGTTGGGCGTGTGCGTTTGTATAGCACGGGAGAACCACAGGGACACAAAGCACACCACAGGGAGATGGTGTTACGTTACGTTtaactattttttgttttaacgcTTTCTATCCtatatctatctctctctccttctctctgtcttgagcacacacacacatacattcccTTTCTTTCGTAATTGCTTGagcgataaaaaaacacatggatCGATCTTGCATACAGAACAGTGCACTTGACACGGACAAGTGTGAATGCTTTCGAGCTTGGTTTTTGTTGGGAAAAGGGGCTGTGGAAGATTTTTGCGGCAGGCCTAAACCTTTCCTAAAGGCGCCCTTTCTCTCCCCCGCCCTGAATCAGTAAGAAACGGCTTTTGCGATTTGCACCAATGCGCGACATTTGCGACAAGCGGAAGCGAAAGTGAACAGTGGGAAGAACTTAAACGAACAACCAATGACATGACGCCAGAATCGGGTGGGCCAACGCGACAGAGAACGCACAGGGCACAGAGGGGCACAGATCGCAACCGGGCAGAACGGGAGTGTTcgcgtttatttatttgtctatcgcTATCTTAGTAATTAGCTTAAGCTTgagtttaaataaaacaaaaaaaagaccacaGAAACAGAACCGAGCACACACTCGCCATCACGGGTGGGTGGGTCTCGATCCATTCCCGTCCATTGCTGTCCTGCCAGCAGCTCGCCAGCAGCCTTGTCAGCTTCTTCCTGTCGTCGAAGAGTCGTCGCGAAGCTAATTGTGTGGGGAAGCACTTCTTTGGTTTCGGAGTTTGTGCTTGTACGCCCACGGGCGCCGTCCTAGTTGTAGCCGGCGTTAAAGTAGACCGTCTGTTTGCTTTCCTGCTCGGCGGCGTGCTGCCGCGCCAGGTACATGATGGCTGCGGCCAGCGCCGCATGGTTGACGATGCTCGAGAAGATGGTGGCAAACTTGAGGACGGGCAGCACCATCGGCAGCACGCCGGCCAGCAGCATCGAGGGCAGCAGCACGAGCGGCACCGCCAGCTGCAGCACCGTCCGGACGCCCTTCTTGGCCTTGTCGCGGCCGACCGCACCGGCCGGAGCACCGCCGTCGCCGGTCGCCGTGATGCCCTTGCGGACGGAAAACTCTAGCTCGTTGGTGTCGCTCGGGGTAAGGCGTACGGCCACACCCGGCACCAGCTGCAGATCGATGAGGCGCTCGTTGAAGAGTAGGCGCAAACCGCGCGCCAGCCGCTCGTTGACGTCACTGCCGTTCAGCGCTAGCAGCCGCTCGGCGAAGAGCCGATTGTCCGCGCTCCGGTAGCTGGGCAGCAGCACGTCCTGCACGTCGTGGGTGAGGTTGCCGGTGTTTGGGAAGCGGTAGGCGCGCGCTTCCATGTTCTGCAGAAGGTACAGCTTGCCACAGTCCAGGAGCGACACGTGCTGAAGGCAGTTGAGCAGTCGCAACGGGATCGTTTTGATGTACGCGGCACTGCTGCTCGCTCTGGAGCTGGTGCTGTCGTACCCATCGGTGATGCTCGATCGGTGCaagttactgctgctgctgctgctgctgctgccactacTGCTGCTCGAATAACGACTGTGGAAGTATTTGCGCGTTTCGCAGCGCATTGGCGCCAACAGCGTTACGGTTAGCAGCAGAAAAGCGCACCGTCTTGCCATGCTTGCGGGTTACGGTTGGCGTACAATATGGCGTGCTCCGCTGGCTTAATTCACTTCTGCTTTTTCACTTGCCGTACAGCAAACCCTTTGGTCTCGGCTTTTAAATTCGCTGCCAGCCTCGGTGCAACTCGGAACCGCTCGCAGCACAACGCAGTTGATCTTAACTCGCGCGAAGCTGAGCAATAACTGAGCCCGGGCAGCATCTACCAGCCGCATGTCTTGTTCTCGCCGGTGCGGCAAACGCATCGCCGCTCGGAAGAAAGTGGAAAAACCACTCCACCACTAGGCAGTACCGCAATTTTTCCCGCACCGTGCCTCCACCGTGCCGCAAAGATGTAACCTTCCGCCCGCGGGATTTGCAGGCTCACCGGAtggcggtggtgctggtggaggTACATTTTCAAACAGCAGACTTCGCAGCGCACACTAGAAGGAGTTAGAATATGGATCACTTTCCTTTACGTGCGCGGAGCTCCGCACAACTCTTTTCCTTTCTCCCGCAGCTGGAAAACCGCGCTGCTGGTGCGTCCTGCTTCCGGTCCCTGTGCGAATCTGGGTCCCGGCAATCGGTCACCGTGCGAGCGTGTGGCGAAGTGCTGTTCCATTTCCTATCCGACTCGACCCGTGTCTCGGGCCCCCTTTTCCGAAACGGGTTCGCCTCATCATTCGCACCGCTCGACGCATCTTTCGAGCGGATGAAAATGACCGGTTACAGTTAATTCTCCACCGCCTCGGCTCTCATCTCGGGATAGGGGCTTTTctagttgctgttgttttggatttactttttttttacttttggaCACACTGTCAGCACGGATGCGAACGTTTTCCTCTCGATTCCCGAGATCGATCGATAGAATGCCGGAATTGTACGTATGCTGCTGCTTGGCCCGAGTGCCGGTACAGACACGCACTGTATAAGGCAAACGATGCGTCGTCTGCCAGGTGACGCTACATTCGGCGTTCGCGCGGTACTTTGCGCAGTTTCCACGGGTTTGCCGATTGATGCCGAGAGGCAGCAGCCGGAAAAAAGTGACAGCGCGGCTACCTGAAGGGAGATTAAGGTGGAATCTCAAAACCGTTTTGGACGGAAGCGGGGTAGCAAGACCTGTTGATGAGATTGGGGAGCTGGGAGACGATAAGCGGACGCGCACTTATTAACGGTAAGTAATCTGTTAGGGAGCTATTTACTTTCTTTCGCTCACTGCGTCACCGGGATGAAGCTGATGAGTGGAAATGCATGTTCGGTTCGACACTTATCGCGATCGACAACGCATCATCATGGGCAGCTTTGCTCTGCTTATTCGACTGATCCGACCTGCCGAGCAGGTTttacagaagaagaaggtgcGTTTTCACTGCACCGGTAATTGCGTCTTAGAATTAGCGAGATGGGTAGTGGGGACGCATTTCTAAAGCGAGCGCCTCTACTAAGACGAGCACTAAATGTTATGTGCTATTTGAaagtattttatattttttaaatgctaACCATGCAAATAATTGTACTTGTTCCGACTTTGTAGTGTATTCTATCAGGATTGTACACGATGTGTTAAATGCTTACATTTCTCTCAGAAATGATTGTTTTCATAAAAGTTATCACATACTTTGGAAAACATGTTAATAAACTGTTTACTAATATAATagataaaaaattgaaaacctAGATTTGTAGTAGCTTATACCTCTTAATATAgatcatttttatatttttacgaTGTATTGTAAACGTACGAAATAAGCATTGttctatttttataataagCAAAATGGTAACAACATTTGAACTGACCAAgcaatcatttttatcatgtCTTGTTTTAAGAAAGCCTTGTGGAGAACGACAGTAAAATACGATGTTTGAATAATACACTTTATTCCTGTAAAATTATGcatattttaaatcatttcaacaaaatttcTGATCAATagcataaataattatttaaccAAACTGATGAAAAAATTAAGCCATACATtagattgcataccttcaggcggaCAACTATACCGCAAGAACCGTTTTATTGTCGCCTATAGACGAACTAAACGTGTTAGACGgaaaatagtttattttatcCATGGAATCAAAGGCCACAAGTCTAACATAATTATTAGTATTctaatttattaaaaagtaaaccGTCATATGATGTACAACAAGATCGCTTGCTACTTTATACAGGCAGAAAGAACATATGAGCAAGTCGTGATCATTGGCAGAAAAAAGGTTTGATGTAAATTTAACATAATACTAATTTGTTTTGGAGTGTACAAAAATAGAGCAAATGTACCAATAATGTAAGTAGATCACCTGGAATATAGTGATTTTCCTTAGTATTCAACGTTTTCTATCACTTAAATGATGTCATTGGGGTGAGGAGCAACCGTAAAAGccatcatttttaataaatgaaatagcaTAATtccttctacttcttcttcttttttggcacaacaactgttgtcggtcaaggtctgccTATACTACTAGTGGGCTTTCattgacttattgattacacatagcaagatagtcagtGCTACATATAGGCGCACATTCCGTTCAGTACTTGAACCTCATGActggcatgttgttaagtcgtacgattTGACGGTACTGTACCACGATACCGGCCAAACTCCAAATTCTAGCACAATTTCAGGTTACTACAAATGTACCatgtcatttttttaatcaagTCATAATTGACTACCCAGCAGCGAAATTAATTAgccactttcccaaactcgaACTCGAAGAGGAACGGTAGTTGCAGTTGCTTTCATACAATGgttgctttaatttatttcatgatTATGCTGCTCAGTAATGCGTAAAATATGGCTAAATGTTCTAAAAACCTCAGAGCAAACTACTATTTTATGTCACTTTTGACAACCGCTTCAATCGTTTCGGCTTCGATCGAGTTTGAGAAAGTGGCTGAATATTTTCCCCAATATTAAGGATCACTTACAATTAATAAACGCAAATTCAGCGGATATTTGgaaattttttttgtttggtgcatTTTACAAAAGTTAACAAGCCATACCCAAATAATACACTGGAACTCCTTATAACGAGTACCCTTTATGACGAGTATTTCGCATAACGATCAAATCTAAATACTCTACAAATACCCTTCTTAATGAGAAAAATTTTGTACAAAAACTGaatctgaatattttaaattgaaattgtaaGCGAGTGTTTAAATTAGAGGGTTACAATCAAATTACAAAATGAGTTCAAATGGGTTGGGAAGGGTATACCTTCAATTCAATTCCAATTTAAAGTAGTTCACTCGTTACGACAAAACAATTGGAGTACAGAGCTTTTCATTTTcgccacaaacaaaaaaagcgattTTTGGAATGTTTCCGATTCATTGATTAAGTGATGTTTTCAAAGATACCTGATCTCTTGCAAAGGTCACCATTTCCCAATGTTATACATCATCAGCTTCACGCATAAAGCACACCAAACACAGATGCTCTGGCCGATCGTCTGTCTGCTAGAAAGTTAATCATTTCTAATTATCAGCAAACGTGTTGCTAATGCGTACAAAACGTTTTCTGACATTTGCCTCATTTGACAACGCGCTACCCCCTTGCTACAGTGCAATCGAGTGCATCCGTGCAACCGTGCACATTGCATACAAAACAATTGACCCGTGCAAGCATTGATTAGCCCCCCCTCCACCAGCGTTAGATCAACCGTACAGTGTGCTGGGCTAATGAACGAAAATTATGCTCCATTTCGCTCGATCATCCTGCAAATCAAACAGACGCCACATTATTGCTAGATGATTGAAAAGTGAAACTAAAGCTGCAGAACAAGACCGCGGGACTCGTGGTCGTGCGATCCGCGCTAGAAAAGTTGATAAAGCAAGAGGCTCCGCTGGTGCTATGCCCCCGTGGAAAGTGCCCTTGTGCCCTTGAAGCCGTGGTCCGAGAAAACTCATCCACTGTAATTGACGGCTGCGCAGTGGGCTGCAATTAACCGCTTAGCCCAGGTGCGCTGGCCCAATGCGGATGTGGTCCACCGGTCGACGGGAGATCGCGAACAGGATCGCCATCTCTGATCCATATTGTCGACAGCCCGCTCGCTCGGTCGTTTGACGAGTTTTCGCGCCATTTTCCACCCGACTGGATCTCGCCAAtacaccgtgtgtgtgtgtgcacgtgtgtgtgacAGATCAGGTTGTTGCTTTTCTCCTCTTTTATCTTTTCCCTTCCACCGTACTGTGCTATATACTGTGCCAAATCGGCGCATCACAACACTGTTGCCAGCAGCATTTGTGCGCGTACTTGCTTATCATGGCAACCCGTCAATGGGTCAGCCAGCTGTTGTATGATTTGCTGATTTGCATCCGGCAGGCCGGAAGGGGGTTTCCCTTTTATGGGCGCGCGAGGAAAGTGATCGAAAGCGAGAGTTTTCCCGGCGATTATGGTAGAGGGTGAAATCGCACCCGGGGTTTGCACTTTAAATGTTACGTCCGCATACCGCACGTacgtgtgtatgcgtgtgtggatCTCAAGCCAGCAATCTGACAGTAGCGCATGCCTAGCGACACTCAAATCGTCCTCCGAAAATGGGGAGAACTTTACCAGTGGGCCAACGCCCGCGCATATGGGAACGGGCCAATTGGGAGAATGATGGGAGCGGCCGGACGCACCAGGTAGGAAGCAAAGCCATAAAACCGTGCTGCCGGTAACGGTTGACCGTGGGGAAATCGAACTCCGGACGCATGGCCCCCCCTACTCCCTTATGCATACAATGGAATCGTGCAGTTGTCATCGCATTTTTGGCTGGCGGGTGGAATTTGACGCCCGCTTCCAACAAATTTTTGTAGAGGGACCCACCACGCAGCGACTCACGATCGATTTAAATACGATCTAGCCGATTTTCTACAACCACAGTCCATCGTCACTCGTTTGTTCATCCGCATCCAGCTGCATCGTGCTCGTGTACGCTCCGTGGTGTTTACAGTGGTTCAAATTCTAAAACTCCCAGAAAAATGGCCTCCTTCTACCGTACGTTCCTGGTCGGTGCGCTCGCGCTGTGTGCAGTGTTCTGTTTGGCCAGTGCCGCTGAAGCCGGTGCCGCTACCGATAGCAGTTTCGATGCCGATATCGCGGGTTAGTGTGTACTCTCCTGCTTGAATCAAGAGCAGATTGGCgcgctttgttttgtgcaatttACGCACAAAACGGATCGCGAACGATCGCTGAGTGAAATGGGTCAGCAGTGCCACTCCGGATCAACTCCAACCCGATCCGGCGGGCTCTGTGGTGTGGAACAGATTTATCACCTCATTGTGTGCAGTGTGCCGGCCGATATTGATGATCGATATTGCCAAACGGGACCAGGGCAAAGGCGGCTCAGCGTTCGTTATTCAGTTGCTCTCGCTGTTTTGTTGCACGACTCGTCACTGATGTGGAACGGCCAAGAACGAAACCTACCCTGTGTTGTTGCAAAGACGTtgtcaatttgtttgtttggttattAAGATAAAATTCAATAGAAAGCACAGAACTAATCTAAAGTGCCTGTGTCCTGCTTCGTGACATTATTTGGCAAGAAATGTGTTACATTTTcgctccgttttttttcgcgCATATTCCAGAGGGACGCACATTTGGCCACCACTTCCTGAAGCGCATCAGCTTCGCCATGATACCGGCCGCGTTCGTCGTCGGCGTCATCACCACGCTCCTGTCCGCCCTGACCGTCGTCTCGATGAAGGGTTTGGGTGTCGGTGTAAGTACAAAGCAAACGCTCTTAGTAATCCCCATAACAGAACAGTAACACGTGTGCGCTCACTACCCTCTTTTCCCTGTTGCAGGTGATTCTTCTGGTGCTTACCATCTCGCAAGTCATTGCCAGAAGCTTCCCGGCCCCACTGCCACCCCCAGTGCCGGTTGCCTACAGTGCACCCGCCCCGGCACCGATACCGCTCGTGTACAAGGACTGGTGAAAAGTGAAGCGGCCCCCGCACCTTTAGTTTCGTAGTGTTGAGCGTAATgaactatttatttatttatttctgcaTACGATGCCAATCGATCTAGGTCGATCTAGAGACGGGGAATGTAGGAGGGGGAAGACACgaagacccccccccccctctcttccTCAAACGCAAATGTAGGCCACCGATAATGCACGATCGAGCCGAAGTCGGGCCACGAGTCACGATTAAGCAAATCTtacgatgttttattttttgctttcttttcggcGTTGTGAGCGTTTGTGACAATAAATTTCTCCGAAATTAAACATTCTGGTCTCGCACTTCTTATTATTAAACTTCTTCATTTGTTGCTTCTGCCTCCCTTCCGTGCCCTTTCCGTTGTGGGCAGCTCGCGCACGCACGTCCAATTTTAATTGTCGCCCGTGCGCCCCATCGTCACGATTGGGTCTGTGCAGCGCAAAACacgttactaatgctttttcCTACCACTCTCCCCCACTCTTCTACCAATCACGGAGATCAGTAGGATCGCCAGAAAAGGGAACCTGATCTAGATCTGGAACGCGACGATTCCAGGGACCTCATTCGTGTGGCAAACGAATGTGTCACGCGCAGTGGCAGTGGCGGCGTTTTGCAGTGGAGATGCggcgctttttcttttttggttcCTTCATTTGGTGGacattttctttcgctctAGCTTTGTGCACAACAATAAGGGCCGATGCACTTTTTGGATGCAGTTTTGCCTCGCACCTCGCCTAACGATGCGCGCTTTTCACTTTCGTCTCACAAATTAACGCACACCGCGCGGGTTGCAAATTATCATAAAACGATAACAACGGACATTTTTGATGCGTTGCGAATGTGAAAGGGAGGGGAGGAAAATTGCATCTTCCACAGCCACCGAAGGGTGGGATGGTGCCCGGGGTAGGTGGTGGGACGAGCAAATGTATGGCTTTTGCCGTGCCAGTTTGCCTGCGTGCGACATATGCGACGTTCGGTGGGGAAACAGGGAAGGAGCAGCAAGGGGGGCTATGCCGACGGAGCGGGAAAACTGGCCTGCCGCGAGATGCCAGTATAACAACTTCAGGCCCAGATGGGCTACGGAACGTACGAAGAATAAGGTGAAAAGGAACGGAGACGTGCGTTGAAGCGATCTCGAGtggttcacacacacacaactactAGCAGGCTGGCAGCCAGTGATCGCGGGAAGCAGCGGTAAGCAGCAAGATCGAGACGGAGCGACTCCGGGGAAAAAGAGATGGGAAAATTGTGGCAAGagttttcaataaaatataatCATCCAGCGAGCAACGGTTTTCGCCATTCCGTCCAGTGTGGTGCAGCTGTCGAGGCACGGTTTTCCGAACAGCTCTCCCGGTAGTTCCCGGTGGTAGTGCTCCCGGTTCGCTGCCAACAAGTGCGCGTAGTGTGGTTTAGAACAACCGCTTTAGGATCTAACAGAGGCGATTCGTTTGGTGGTGCCGATtcattgtcttttttttgtggtgttggGTTTAGTGGATTGAGAAGAAGGTAACAATAATGGGACGGAAGTTTTCTGGCACCACCAGTGTGTCACTACTGTTTGTGGTGTTAGCCTGCTGCCCGTTACCGTCCACGCGGGGCGAGATGCGCAAATCGTGGCAGGCGAAAAGTGTCGACGTGCAGGCGCAGCTGCTGAAAGCGGCCCGACTTGAAGATCCCCCAAATGCGAAGCCTCCGGAACCGAGCGAACTGGAAACGCGGTCAGCAGTGCAGGAAGCGGCGACCGGCCAGACCGGTCCAGTGCTTAGCCCCGCCGACAGTGTACAAGTGGCGGAAGAGCTTAAGGTTAAGCCTGCGCCAGTGTTCAGCAGTCGTGTGCGGACCAGGTACGGTACCGTTGTTGGATCGCCTGCCGTTCCGGATCGGGCGGTCGAGGCTGTTGAGGTGGTAGCGACACCAGCACCACAGGCAGATGATGAAGTGCGTGCCGTTCCACTGGTTTTGGAGCACAGCCCGGACGACATACAGATCGACGACGCGACCGTGCAGGATgatgaagacgacgacgacgacgacgacgaggaggatgaAGATGATCCGCTCGGGTGGAATGCAGACAAGGCGAAGCAGTACGATCTGATCGAAAACATCCTGGAGGAGGTGGAGGGCCGTGTAGCTGGGGAAGGGCGCGACGAAGCGACGGATGAGCTTGCGGGCTCCGGTGCGAAAAAGCCAACCGAGCGCGTCAAGCAGTACACGTTCCCGCCGGTACTGAACATGACCATCGACGAGCCGAACAACATTGTCAAGGTGAAGCTAAACCAGGACATTGTGCGAGACATGCTAAACACGGGTAAGTTGTGAGACAAAAGCCTACTGGCAAGAGACGCATTTTTAACCATTATGCGCCCGTTTCGTTCCCAATCCCTCCTTCTTGCAGGACGTGAGGCGGGCGGCGGCATCGGGGGCAAGAAGATGCTTCGCTACGTGCTGCCACTGTTCATACTGCCCTTCCTGATCCAGTCCGCCGTGATACCGTTCATGCTGACGGCGGTCAAGCTGTTCCTGCTCAAGTCGCTGATGGCGGGCAAGCTGGCCatcttcctgctgctgctcggggcGTTCAAAAACTTTACCAAAAAGGACCGGGACGTGTACGTGAAGGATCTGCCCGACCGGCGGTACGAACCGTCGAGCGAAGGGTTCGCCTATCTGGCCGAGGGGCGGCCGAGCGGCTGGGTGAATTAGCCGCCACGCGAACCTATTTATGCGACAGACAAACAGACCGATGACTGTGCGTGTAtgagagtttgtgtgtgtgtagacaAAGAGCGTATTATGGTAGGAAATATGGTAGATTTAATGCAAAGCATGGCTCTAAGCCGgtacaaaacacaataaacataaacaaacaacgtTGATACTCGGTTTTTACTCGAATCCCGAAACTCGAAGCTGGAAG encodes the following:
- the LOC5667625 gene encoding uncharacterized protein LOC5667625, translating into MGRKFSGTTSVSLLFVVLACCPLPSTRGEMRKSWQAKSVDVQAQLLKAARLEDPPNAKPPEPSELETRSAVQEAATGQTGPVLSPADSVQVAEELKVKPAPVFSSRVRTRYGTVVGSPAVPDRAVEAVEVVATPAPQADDEVRAVPLVLEHSPDDIQIDDATVQDDEDDDDDDDEEDEDDPLGWNADKAKQYDLIENILEEVEGRVAGEGRDEATDELAGSGAKKPTERVKQYTFPPVLNMTIDEPNNIVKVKLNQDIVRDMLNTGREAGGGIGGKKMLRYVLPLFILPFLIQSAVIPFMLTAVKLFLLKSLMAGKLAIFLLLLGAFKNFTKKDRDVYVKDLPDRRYEPSSEGFAYLAEGRPSGWVN
- the LOC11176007 gene encoding uncharacterized protein LOC11176007, with product MARRCAFLLLTVTLLAPMRCETRKYFHSRYSSSSSGSSSSSSSSNLHRSSITDGYDSTSSRASSSAAYIKTIPLRLLNCLQHVSLLDCGKLYLLQNMEARAYRFPNTGNLTHDVQDVLLPSYRSADNRLFAERLLALNGSDVNERLARGLRLLFNERLIDLQLVPGVAVRLTPSDTNELEFSVRKGITATGDGGAPAGAVGRDKAKKGVRTVLQLAVPLVLLPSMLLAGVLPMVLPVLKFATIFSSIVNHAALAAAIMYLARQHAAEQESKQTVYFNAGYN
- the LOC4576878 gene encoding protein apnoia, with the translated sequence MASFYRTFLVGALALCAVFCLASAAEAGAATDSSFDADIAEGRTFGHHFLKRISFAMIPAAFVVGVITTLLSALTVVSMKGLGVGVILLVLTISQVIARSFPAPLPPPVPVAYSAPAPAPIPLVYKDW